Proteins encoded by one window of Drosophila melanogaster chromosome X:
- the MAPk-Ak2 gene encoding MAP kinase activated protein-kinase-2, isoform B, with protein sequence MLSLQNQRQPKTTPLTDDYVTSNTVLGYGINGKVVQCTHRRTQQNYALKVLLDSERARREVDLHWRVSGCRYIVNIIDVYENTFKDRKCLLVVMECMEGGELFQRIQDKADGAFTEREAAQIMHEICAAVDYLHSRDIAHRDLKPENLLYTTTQPNATLKLTDFGFAKETFTSYTLQTPCYTPYYVAPEVLGPEKYDKSCDIWSLGVVMYIIMCGFPPFYSNHGLAISPGMKNRIRTGQYDFPDPEWTNVSQAAKDLIKGMLNVDPSKRLRIQDVISNKWIAQYNAVPQTPLCTGRMLKEAEETWPEVQEEMTRSLATMRVDYDQMQIKALDKSNNPLLTKRRKKIEEMELYMANATRN encoded by the exons ATGCTTTCTCTGCAGAATCAACGGCAACCGAAGACCACCCCACTGACGGACGACTACGTGACCTCGAACACGGTTCTGGGCTACGGGATCAACGGGAAGGTGGTGCAGTGCACCCATCGCCGCACCCAACAGAACTATGCCCTCAAGGTGCTGTTGGACAGTGAAAGGGCGCGTCGCGAAGTGGACCTGCATTGGCGGGTCAGCGGATGCCGGTACATTGTGAACATCATTGATGTGTACGAGAACACGTTTAAGGACAGGAAGTGCCTCCTGGTGGTCATGGAGTGCATGGAGGGCGGCGAGCTCTTCCAGAGAATTCAGGACAAGGCCGACGGTGCCTTTACGGAGCGGGAGGCGGCCCAGATAATGCACGAGATCTGCGCGGCCGTAGACTATCTGCACAGTCGCGACATAGCGCATCGCGATCTCAAGCCGGAGAACTTGCTGTACACCACCACTCAGCCGAATGCGACCCTTAAATTGACGGACTTTGGCTTCGCCAAGGAGACATTCACCAGTTACACGCTGCAGACGCCCTGCTACACTCCCTATTACGTGG CTCCTGAGGTTCTGGGCCCGGAGAAGTACGACAAGAGCTGCGACATCTGGTCGCTGGGCGTGGTGATGTACATCATTATGTGCGGATTCCCGCCGTTCTACAGCAACCACGGCCTAGCCATATCGCCCGGCATGAAAAATCGCATCCGCACCGGCCAGTATGACTTTCCCGATCCGGAGTGGACGAATGTGAGCCAGGCGGCAAAGGATCTGATCAAGGGCATGCTGAACGTGGACCCCAGCAAGCGTCTGCGCATCCAGGACGTCATTAGCAACAAGTGGATTGCCCAGTACAATGCTGTTCCACAGACACCGCTCTGCACGGGTCGCATGCTAAAGGAGGCCGAGGAAACCTGGCCGGAAGTGCAGGAGGAGATGACGCGCTCACTGGCCACCATGCGCGTAGACTACGATCAG
- the CG42699 gene encoding uncharacterized protein, translated as MSQVLSPHKQGVSEADALDYTNSSSIIEFLAKEQDCGGILNDPDPESIFQEVSRLSDSTDMRSVDELLQEAERLIQQQLRLGGIVPKLDASGPPAPTKTLGEEAATGGDGSSSSPQSSPHSSIRLNTRYTHRIEHSPAPLAPKTVAVNGRVRPRSGSKSSASPTSVQTPLESSNGCGFAAFVDNLPSASVISEESTPKDMDMENHTAAMAKLQLQQLQDNTDDDEDTMEEITEAEVDAPIFSRAEDTGKEVRSPPERQFKSQGRSYIQPSQPIRPMASYSEKAVGSSPKRMVSTLTSPIEQIASSVSREHALKLEIEQLQERLKDTEERLASVRLQSDSLSQTQRALREHNSRLQEESEMLKLDVQHLNECANVLRSELQAARRDRGEALQMQRSLRDELEEANQERRRTGEGKEKDSRVIQDLQRQCREMERILMRKHPDSVSALIVASKSSGMCPLNDQENVNSRKLLEQRIAQLESDAKEQDRKAQQILANVQARFNSVQAKYETHIADLETQVLSLQEINTKLNEQIESQVRTLDRYMQKRADRYYNNCTQTEPLEEDDVSVGGGVNHGRATPVSSNTMGTQTQAANGTRDHSTNTIGCPSPALVCQQQHLHQAHGHLHPHAPSASSSTSSTANSTPNTSRPNSKQSGGQRRSPLVTAGPSKLPISQSDSTLSLLSHGGGGSKEEAQLLSSVRSMRVDLAIKNKAMQRLTRELDECKKTIRKLQRDKEGSGSGSQTGSKLDLRSQASGGAMQQRRSSGYDHHHHSDHIPAATESQALKEAQNKYRLLEADYKTLHDKRLQDLKTLQSAHERELASCNETVRILQQRLNEREEALTTQKRRKVPVDYYALKAKVSLLERRHSEREERLHMLVEALSKGRLNGALEDLMQENNNK; from the exons ATGTCGCAGGTGCTTAGCCCCCACAAACAGGGCGTGTCGGAGGCGGATGCGTTGGACTACACGAACAGCAGCTCGATCATCGAGTTCCTGGCCAAAGAGCAGGACTGCGGCGGAATACTGAACGATCCGGACCCGGAGTCCATATTCCAGGAGGTGAGTCGCCTGTCCGACAGCACAGATATGCGATCCGTGGATGAATTGCTGCAGGAAGCGGAGCGCCTGATCCAACAGCAGTTGCGTCTCGGCGGTATTGTTCCAAAACTGGACGCTTCCGGGCCCCCTGCTCCGACCAAAACCCTCGGAGAAGAAGCTGCCACCGGTGGTGATGGCTCTTCCTCATCCCCGCAGTCCTCGCCGCATAGCAGCATACGGCTGAATACACGCTATACCCATCGCATCGAGCATTCGCCTGCTCCCTTGGCGCCAAAAACCGTCGCAGTCAATGGCAGAGTCCGGCCCAGATCCGGTTCCAAATCGTCGGCCTCGCCAACATCGGTGCAGACGCCGCTAGAAAGCAGCAATGGATGCGGCTTTGCCGCCTTCGTGGATAACCTGCCATCGGCGTCGGTCATTTCCGAGGAGTCCACGCCcaaggacatggacatggagaACCATACGGCGGCCATGGCAAAGCTGCAACTCCAGCAGCTTCAGGATAATACCGATGACGACGAGGATACG ATGGAGGAGATCACCGAGGCGGAGGTGGACGCCCCCATATTTTCGCGAGCTGAGGACACTGGCAAAGAGGTCAGGAGTCCGCCTGAAAGGCAGTTTAAGAGTCAAGGGCGTTCATACATCCAGCCCAGTCAGCCGATTCGACCGATGGCCAGCTACAGCGAGAAGGCGGTGGGCAGCTCACCCAAGCGCATGGTCAGCACCTTGACCTCACCCATCGAGCAGATCGCCAGTAGTGTTTCGCGGGAGCATGCGCTTAAGCTGGAGATCGAGCAACTGCAGGAGCGACTCAAGGACACCGAGGAGCGTCTGGCCTCCGTTCGCCTTCAGAGCGACTCGCTGTCGCAGACGCAACGTGCGCTGCGGGAGCACAACAGCCGGCTGCAGGAGGAGTCCGAGATGCTAAAGCTGGACGTGCAGCATCTCAATGAGTGCGCCAATGTCTTGAGGTCGGAACTGCAGGCGGCTCGCAGGGATCGTGGCGAGGCGCTCCAGATGCAGCGCTCCCTGCGAGATGAACTCGAGGAGGCGAACCAGGAGCGGCGGCGAACTGGTGAGGGTAAAGAGAAGGACAGCCGCGTCATCCAGGATCTGCAACGCCAGTGCCGCGAGATGGAGCGCATACTGATGCGCAAGCATCCGGACTCCGTGTCCGCTCTGATAG TGGCGTCCAAGAGTTCGGGCATGTGTCCGCTTAACGACCAGGAGAACGTGAATAGTCGCAAACTGCTGGAGCAGCGCATCGCCCAGCTCGAATCGGATGCCAAGGAGCAGGATCGCAAGGCGCAACAGATTCTGGCCAATGTCCAGGCGCGCTTCAATTCGGTGCAGGCCAAATATGAGACTCACATCGCGGACCTGGAGACGCAGGTTTTAAG cCTTCAGGAGATAAACACAAAACTAAACGAGCAGATAGAATCACAGGTGCGCACCCTAGATCGGTATATGCAAAAGAGGGCGGATAGATACTACAACAATTGCACCCAAACTGAGCCATTAGAAGAGGATGATGTATCAGTCGGCGGTGGAGTAAACCACGGACGAGCTACCCCGGTTAGCTCGAACACAATGGGCACCCAAACCCAGGCGGCGAATGGAACGCGGGATCATAGTACCAATACCATTGGCTGCCCCTCGCCGGCACTTGtgtgccagcagcagcatctccACCAAGCGCATGGCCACCTCCATCCACATGCCCCGTCCgcaagcagcagcaccagcagcaccgCCAATTCCACGCCGAACACGTCGCGTCCGAACTCGAAACAAAGTGGCGGTCAAAGGCGTTCGCCACTGGTCACCGCGGGCCCCTCAAAGCTGCCCATCTCGCAGTCGGACTCAACGCTCTCACTGCTCAGCCATGGCGGCGGAGGATCCAAGGAGGAGGCACAGTTGCTCAGCTCCGTGAGGAGTATGCGCGTGGATCTGGCCATTAAAAACAAGGCAATGCAGCGTTTAACACGGGAGTTGGATGAATGCAAAAAGACCATACGGAAGCTGCAGCGGGACAAGGAGGGTAGTGGCTCCGGCAGCCAAACAG GCAGCAAACTGGATCTAAGGTCCCAGGCTAGCGGCGGAGCCATGCAGCAGAGGCGCTCCAGTGGCTATGATCACCATCACCACAGTGATCACATTCCGGCGGCCACCGAAAGTCAGGCTCTGAAGGAGGCCCAAAACAAGTACCGTCTGCTGGAGGCCGACTATAAAACTCTTCATGACAAGCGGCTGCAGGAT CTGAAGACCCTGCAGAGTGCCCACGAAAGGGAACTGGCCTCCTGCAACGAGACCGTGCGTATACTGCAGCAGCGCCTCAACGAGCGGGAGGAGGCACTGACCACCCAGAAGCGGCGCAAGGTGCCCGTGGATTACTATGCCCTGAAAGCCAAG GTATCGCTTTTGGAAAGGAGGCACTCGGAGCGGGAGGAGAGACTTCATATGCTGGTGGAGGCACTCAGCAAGGGACGGCTCAACGGTGCTCTCGAGGATCTGATGCAggagaacaacaacaagtaG
- the CG3097 gene encoding uncharacterized protein — translation MTQKTMLLQLLLLVAAVAASLANELPSNLTLLDANEIPQRYDEAQLWRIYNISEAMQKRVPVGQMLEQKFGGNIWKENSKFLDISIARDQLKAARSFLSAHRLDPQILSHNIQSMIDEELLEGIQSSSFGHGRRTKKAARSSMHWKDYHDLETIYSFMREIRTKFPNIVRLYTIGQTAEGRDLKVLRISENPRENKKVWIDGGIHAREWISPATVTFILYQLMSDWENQPAHIRGLTWYIMPVMNPDGYEYSRTTNRLWRKNRSPSRRAQCSGVDLNRNFDIGWNGYGSSTNPCSDTYRGSAPASERETRAVAEFLAKRKYNLESYLTFHSYGQMIVYPWAYKAVKVKDASVLQRVSSLAAERILQKTGTSYRAAVTHEVLGIAGGGSDDWSRAALGVKYVYTIELRDRGAYGFVLPPRFIKDTALEGWTVVETVAQAIGPSSSG, via the exons ATGACGCAAAAAACtatgttgctgcagttgctgctccTTGTGGCAGCCGTAGCAGCCAGCTTGGCCAACGAGTTGCCCTCCAATCTCACACTGCTGGATGCCAACGAGATACCGCAACGGTACGATGAGGCGCAGCTCTGGAGGATCTACAACATCTCGGAGGCGATGCAAAAGCGTGTGCCCGTGGGCCAAATGCTGGAGCAGAAGTTCGGTGGCAATATCTGGAAGGAGAACTCCAAGTTTCTGGACATCTCCATTGCCAGGGATCAACTGAAGGCCGCCCGCAGCTTTCTATCCGCCCATCGTCTGGATCCCCAGATTCTCTCCCACAACATTCAATCCATGATCGACGAGGAGCTTCTCGAAGGCATTCAGTCCAGTTCGTTTGGTCACGGAAGGAGAACGA AAAAGGCCGCCAGGAGCAGCATGCACTGGAAGGACTATCACGATCTGGAGACCATCTATAGCTTTATGCGGGAGATCCGCACCAAATTCCCCAACATCGTGCGACTATACACCATTGGCCAAACGGCCGAGGGACGCGATCTGAAAGTGCTTAG AATCTCGGAGAATCCCCGCGAGAACAAGAAGGTGTGGATCGACGGCGGCATCCACGCCCGCGAATGGATCAGCCCCGCGACGGTGACCTTCATCCTGTACCAGCTGATGTCCGACTGGGAGAACCAGCCGGCGCACATTCGCGGCCTCACCTGGTACATAATGCCAGTGATGAATCCCGATGGCTACGAGTACAGTCGAACAACGAATCGCCTGTGGCGCAAGAATCGCTCGCCATCGCGTCGCGCCCAGTGCAGCGGTGTGGATCTCAACCGTAACTTCGACATCGGCTGGAATGGCTATGGCTCGTCGACGAATCCGTGCAGTGATACGTACCGCGGATCCGCGCCAGCTTCGGAGCGGGAAACGCGAGCGGTGGCCGAGTTTTTGGCCAAGCGGAAGTACAATCTGGAATCGTATTTGACCTTCCACAGCTACGGACAGATGATTGTTTATCCGTGGGCCTACAAGGCCGTCAAGGTCAAGGATGCCAGTGTCCTGCAGCGAGTGAGCAGTTTGGCCGCGGAGCGAATCCTCCAGAAGACGGGCACTTCGTACAGGGCAGCGGTCACCCATGAAGTTTTGGGAATCGCAGGCGGTGGCTCCGATGACTGGAGCCGCGCCGCGCTTGGTGTCAAATATGTGTACACCATCGAGCTGAGGGATCGTGGAGCCTACGGATTTGTCCTGCCGCCGCGTTTCATCAAGGACACAGCTCTCGAGGGCTGGACAGTGGTCGAGACGGTGGCGCAGGCTATTGGCCCCAGCTCGTCCGGTTGA
- the CG42264 gene encoding uncharacterized protein, isoform A, with protein sequence MHRLPWKWAWLPLLLLITAKLEQVGGKTYLDWARTDSQLTRLPFFGGGVGHLLRYLHPLSMSPPSERGKISELRSELDANYVSYRGAQLWKLNFNATRGSSMAEREEDDEAAEKRQVLASPDAQFNEVVALFALTFVALIGSVFGQKLLLWRSVSVPEISGISGLPLALLTLNSSELYESTLEGLQWLSPMDLRRFDFISPGSSYQINRRYRNGSQVQRYYGFQLWKVHETRLEQPELRAFWRHFGSEVWNINQDGIDILIEQRNVADARKFMDKVGYSYNIMIDDIESAIDESYVEVPAVEHPLDSVRNNSLPWMEVPGSTMNWRRYHDQADIKQFLQTLLETYSENVELIQIGVTRNKRPLEVIRVSNGNPDNWAVFVDAGLQARDWLSPAALTYAISKLTHLWGRPKGKDKGEGQRQSRAEKAMRRIDWYFLPLANPDGYQYSRQTDRLWTKNRGYDSVSGCYGVNLDRNFDYGWDGTGSTSNPCKNLYRGAHSFSEPESRAVCSFLSGMREYLGAYVSLGGYGQAITYPWGDADYVTENQRNLKQTARRAVLALRRLNQAEYSSGTSYRQKLARPGNSADWVQDRIGPQLVFNMFLKDQGRYGYLLPPHYIVESGEEVFEFLRIIAQQLQ encoded by the exons ATGCACCGCCTACCCtggaagtgggcgtggctgccactgctgctacTAATTACTGCGAAATTGGAGCAGGTGGGCGGCAAAACATATCTGGATTGGGCGCGCACCGATAGTCAGCTAACGAGACTACCATTCTTTGGCGGCGGTGTGGGTCACCTGCTGCGATATCTGCACCCATTGTCGATGAGTCCCCCATCCGAACGCGGCAAAATCTCGGAGCTACGCAGCGAATTGGATGCCAACTATGTGAGCTACCGTGGTGCGCAGCTCTGGAAGCTGAACTTCAATGCCACCCGGGGCTCGTCCATGGCGGAGCGGGAGGAGGACGATGAGGCGGCTGAGAAGCGACAGGTGCTGGCTTCACCGGATGCCCAATTCAATGAGGTGGTCGCATTATTCG CGCTCACGTTTGTGGCCCTGATCGGATCGGTTTTTGGCCAGAAGCTGCTGCTCTGGCGCAGCGTCTCCGTGCCGGAAATCTCCGGAATCTCCGGTCTGCCGCTCGCCCTGCTTACCCTCAATAGCAGCGAACTGTACGAGTCCACGCTGGAGGGCTTGCAGTGGCTATCACCGATGGATCTGCGACGTTTCGACTTCATTTCGCCGGGCTCATCGTACCAGATAAACAGGCGCTACCGGAATGGCAGCCAAGTGCAGCGTTACTACGGTTTCCAGCTGTGGAAAGTCCACGAAACGCGTCTGGAGCAGCCAGAACTCAGAGCCTTCTGGCGGCACTTTG GCAGCGAGGTGTGGAATATCAACCAGGATGGCATCGACATCCTCATCGAGCAACGCAATGTAGCCGATGCACGAAAGTTCATGGACAAGGTGGGCTACAGCTACAACATAATGATCGATGACATCGAGTCGGCGATCGATGAGAGCTACGTGGAAGTTCCGGCCGTGGAACATCCATTGGATTCCGTGCGCAACAATTCGCTGCCATGGATGGAAGTGCCGGGTTCAACGATGAACTGGCGGCGTTACCACGATCAGGCGGACATTAAGCAGTTCCTGCAGACGCTGCTCGAAACCTACTCGGAAAATGTGGAACTAATCCAGATAGGGGTCACGCGCAACAAGCGACCGCTGGAGGTCATCAG GGTCTCCAATGGGAATCCGGACAATTGGGCGGTGTTCGTGGATGCTGGACTGCAGGCCAGGGATTGGTTAAGTCCTGCCGCCCTCACTTACGCCATATCCAAGCTAACCCATCTCTGGGGCAGGCCAAAGGGCAAGGACAAGGGTGAAGGTCAGAGGCAGAGCAGAGCGGAGAAGGCGATGCGCCGCATCGATTGGTACTTCCTGCCATTGGCAAATCCAGATGGCTACCAGTACTCCCGCCAGACGGATCGCCTGTGGACCAAAAACCGTGGCTACGACAGTGTCAGTGGTTGTTATGGTGTAAATTTGGATCGAAACTTCGACTACGGCTGGGACGGCACCGGATCGACGAGCAATCCCTGCAAGAATCTCTATCGCGGAGCCCATAGCTTCTCCGAGCCAGAGAGCCGAGCCGTGTGCAGCTTCCTCTCCGGAATGCGCGAGTATCTGGGTGCCTATGTCTCCCTGGGCGGCTATGGACAGGCCATCACGTATCCCTGGGGCGATGCGGACTACGTGACGGAGAATCAAAGGAATCTCAAGCAGACAGCTAGAAGGGCAGTTCTCGCACTGAGGCGACTCAATCAGGCGGAGTATTCGTCGGGCACCAGTTATCGCCAAAAGTTGGCGCGACCGGGCAACTCGGCCGATTGGGTGCAGGATCGCATTGGACCGCAGCTGGTGTTCAATATGTTCCTCAAGGATCAGGGACGCTATGGCTACCTGCTGCCGCCGCACTATATCGTGGAGTCCGGCGAGGAGGTCTTCGAGTTCCTGCGCATCATTGCCCAGCAATTGCAGTAA
- the CG42264 gene encoding uncharacterized protein, isoform B codes for MHRLPWKWAWLPLLLLITAKLEQVGGKTYLDWARTDSQLTRLPFFGGGVGHLLRYLHPLSMSPPSERGKISELRSELDANYVSYRGAQLWKLNFNATRGSSMAEREEDDEAAEKRQVLASPDAQFNEVVALFGSEVWNINQDGIDILIEQRNVADARKFMDKVGYSYNIMIDDIESAIDESYVEVPAVEHPLDSVRNNSLPWMEVPGSTMNWRRYHDQADIKQFLQTLLETYSENVELIQIGVTRNKRPLEVIRVSNGNPDNWAVFVDAGLQARDWLSPAALTYAISKLTHLWGRPKGKDKGEGQRQSRAEKAMRRIDWYFLPLANPDGYQYSRQTDRLWTKNRGYDSVSGCYGVNLDRNFDYGWDGTGSTSNPCKNLYRGAHSFSEPESRAVCSFLSGMREYLGAYVSLGGYGQAITYPWGDADYVTENQRNLKQTARRAVLALRRLNQAEYSSGTSYRQKLARPGNSADWVQDRIGPQLVFNMFLKDQGRYGYLLPPHYIVESGEEVFEFLRIIAQQLQ; via the exons ATGCACCGCCTACCCtggaagtgggcgtggctgccactgctgctacTAATTACTGCGAAATTGGAGCAGGTGGGCGGCAAAACATATCTGGATTGGGCGCGCACCGATAGTCAGCTAACGAGACTACCATTCTTTGGCGGCGGTGTGGGTCACCTGCTGCGATATCTGCACCCATTGTCGATGAGTCCCCCATCCGAACGCGGCAAAATCTCGGAGCTACGCAGCGAATTGGATGCCAACTATGTGAGCTACCGTGGTGCGCAGCTCTGGAAGCTGAACTTCAATGCCACCCGGGGCTCGTCCATGGCGGAGCGGGAGGAGGACGATGAGGCGGCTGAGAAGCGACAGGTGCTGGCTTCACCGGATGCCCAATTCAATGAGGTGGTCGCATTATTCG GCAGCGAGGTGTGGAATATCAACCAGGATGGCATCGACATCCTCATCGAGCAACGCAATGTAGCCGATGCACGAAAGTTCATGGACAAGGTGGGCTACAGCTACAACATAATGATCGATGACATCGAGTCGGCGATCGATGAGAGCTACGTGGAAGTTCCGGCCGTGGAACATCCATTGGATTCCGTGCGCAACAATTCGCTGCCATGGATGGAAGTGCCGGGTTCAACGATGAACTGGCGGCGTTACCACGATCAGGCGGACATTAAGCAGTTCCTGCAGACGCTGCTCGAAACCTACTCGGAAAATGTGGAACTAATCCAGATAGGGGTCACGCGCAACAAGCGACCGCTGGAGGTCATCAG GGTCTCCAATGGGAATCCGGACAATTGGGCGGTGTTCGTGGATGCTGGACTGCAGGCCAGGGATTGGTTAAGTCCTGCCGCCCTCACTTACGCCATATCCAAGCTAACCCATCTCTGGGGCAGGCCAAAGGGCAAGGACAAGGGTGAAGGTCAGAGGCAGAGCAGAGCGGAGAAGGCGATGCGCCGCATCGATTGGTACTTCCTGCCATTGGCAAATCCAGATGGCTACCAGTACTCCCGCCAGACGGATCGCCTGTGGACCAAAAACCGTGGCTACGACAGTGTCAGTGGTTGTTATGGTGTAAATTTGGATCGAAACTTCGACTACGGCTGGGACGGCACCGGATCGACGAGCAATCCCTGCAAGAATCTCTATCGCGGAGCCCATAGCTTCTCCGAGCCAGAGAGCCGAGCCGTGTGCAGCTTCCTCTCCGGAATGCGCGAGTATCTGGGTGCCTATGTCTCCCTGGGCGGCTATGGACAGGCCATCACGTATCCCTGGGGCGATGCGGACTACGTGACGGAGAATCAAAGGAATCTCAAGCAGACAGCTAGAAGGGCAGTTCTCGCACTGAGGCGACTCAATCAGGCGGAGTATTCGTCGGGCACCAGTTATCGCCAAAAGTTGGCGCGACCGGGCAACTCGGCCGATTGGGTGCAGGATCGCATTGGACCGCAGCTGGTGTTCAATATGTTCCTCAAGGATCAGGGACGCTATGGCTACCTGCTGCCGCCGCACTATATCGTGGAGTCCGGCGAGGAGGTCTTCGAGTTCCTGCGCATCATTGCCCAGCAATTGCAGTAA